From the Anoplopoma fimbria isolate UVic2021 breed Golden Eagle Sablefish chromosome 14, Afim_UVic_2022, whole genome shotgun sequence genome, one window contains:
- the LOC129102701 gene encoding GTPase IMAP family member 7-like, translating to MGINCSIPEGPPLRIVMIGKTGVGKSAVGNTIVGRKVFHSSASARSVTESCKTERAIGGREIHVVDTPGILDTYKSAESIKKEIAKCIQVSTPGPHAILLVIQVGRFTKEEENCVQALEKIFGPEASKYMIVLFTRGDDLQHRTIRQYLQNGHPKLRDVVNRCGNRYHVFNNKIRWKRTQVAKLIKKVDEMVAANGGQHFTEEMYQEAEHTLKEKKNYIDPTGQQVYNYTFMAELLQKVILFQAVLSAASQDNLDNLDPSVTAS from the exons atgggtaTCAACTGCTCCATCCCTGAAG GTCCTCCACTGAGGATTGTGATGATTGGGAAAACTGGAGTCGGGAAGAGTGCTGTGGGTAACACCATCGTGGGTAGAAAAGTTTTCCACTCTTCTGCGAGTGCTCGGTCTGTGACGGAGAGCTGCAAAACAGAACGGGCCATTGGTGGCAGAGAGATCCACGTGGTCGACACGCCTGGGATCCTGGATACGTATAAAAGTGCAGAGAGCATAAAGAAAGAGATTGCAAAATGCATCCAGGTGTCCACTCCTGGCCCTCACGCTATCCTGCTGGTCATCCAGGTAGGACGATtcaccaaagaagaagagaactGCGTGCAGGCCCTGGAGAAAATCTTCGGACCTGAGGCGTCTAAGTACATGATAGTTCTGTTCACGCGTGGCGATGATCTGCAGCACCGAACCATTAGGCAGTATTTGCAAAATGGCCACCCAAAACTTCGAGATGTGGTAAACAGATGTGGTAACCGCTACCATGTCTTCAACAACAAGATAAGATGGAAAAGGACTCAAGTGGCGAAGCTGATCAAGAAGGTCGACGAGATGGTGGCGGCAAATGGAGGACAGCACTTCACTGAAGAAATGTATCAGGAAGCAGAGCACACtttgaaggagaagaagaattaCATAGACCCAACAGGCCAACAGGTTTACAACTACACCTTCATGGCCGAGTTGTTACAGAAAGTCATTCTGTTTCAGGCCGTActctctgctgcctctcagGACAACCTTGACAACCTGGACCCCTCCGTCACAGCCTCCTAA